From a single Phragmites australis chromosome 7, lpPhrAust1.1, whole genome shotgun sequence genomic region:
- the LOC133925617 gene encoding uncharacterized protein LOC133925617 — translation MARHLAVALLLAAALLQLAPSGGRELKGSGAASAGSSGEVKAQVAQLPTLPVPPVGSGLPVPLPSVSGVPGLPPVGSVVSVPPVGSGLPVPLPPVPGVPGLPPVGSVVPVPPVGSGLPAPLPSVPGVPGLPPVGSGLPVPLPPVPGVPGLPPVGSVVPVPPVGSGLPVPVPLPPVPGIPRLPPARKFDKSP, via the coding sequence ATGGCGAGGCATCTGGCTGTTGCTCTCCTGCTGGCGGCGGCGCTCCTGCAGCTCGCCCCCAGCGGCGGCAGGGAGCTGAAAGGGAGCGGTGCAGCATCCGCTGGTAGTAGCGGCGAGGTGAAGGCTCAGGTGGCGCAGCTGCCCACCCTGCCGGTGCCACCCGTTGGTTCGGGGCTGCCGGTGCCGCTTCCGTCCGTGTCTGGTGTTCCAGGACTACCACCCGTTGGTTCGGTAGTGTCGGTGCCACCCGTTGGTTCGGGGTTGCCGGTACCGCTCCCGCCCGTACCCGGTGTTCCAGGGCTACCACCCGTTGGTTCGGTGGTGCCAGTGCCACCCGTTGGTTCGGGGCTGCCGGCGCCGCTCCCGTCCGTGCCCGGTGTTCCAGGGCTACCACCCGTGGGTTCAGGGCTGCCAGTGCCGCTTCCGCCCGTGCCCGGTGTTCCAGGGTTACCACCCGTTGGTTCGGTGGTACCGGTGCCACCCGTTGGTTCGGGActgccggtgccggtgccgcTCCCGCCCGTGCCCGGTATTCCCAGGCTACCTCCTGCTCGCAAGTTCGACAAGTCTCCATGA